ACAATGATGAATACACGAACAAGCGACTGGATGAAGTCGATGCCCAGCTGCGACGGATTCAGCGGATTCTCCGCGAGTTGATCGATTTCAGCCGCCCGGCCACGACCGAACGGAATCGCTGTCAGATCAATGAGCTGATTACCGAATCGTTGAACATTTCCAAATATTACAAACGCAAAAAGGGTAAAAATATCATCACCCGCTTTGCAGAGGATCTGCCTGTGGTGCAGGTGGTGCGCGATCAGCTGGTGCAGGTATTTCTGAATCTGATCCTGAATGCCATGGATGCGACCGAAGAAGGCGAGTCGATCGAGATCACCACCGAAGCCCGAAGGGGTCAGATCATTATTTCGGTTAATGACAGTGGAGAAGGCATTCGCGAGGAAGATAAAGCCAGGCTGTTTCAACCCTATTTTACGACAAAGGCTAAAGGAACGGGACTGGGACTGTTTGTGTGTAAAAATATTCTGGAACACTCCAATTCCGGTACAATTGAAATTGATGATACAGTAAAAGATGGTGCCAGGTTCATTGTCACCCTCAATTGTGAGGAGTTACAGGGAGAAGCAGACATTCCTCCCGGACCGGCAAAAGAAATTAAATTTGTAACGACTTAAACTGAACGAAGAACAGGACGAACTCCAAGGTGCAACTCAATCGATCCGTGCTGATTGTCGAAGATGAAGAAGTCATTCGGACTTCGCTGGCGGAATTTCTCACCCTCGAAGGTTATGAAACCATGCAGGCTTCCACTGTAGCCAAAGCACTGGAACTGGCCCGTGATCGAGATTTTAACGTCGCGATCTGCGATGTTCAGCTGCCTGATGGAGATGGCATTGAGCTTCTGCGACGGCTGCAGAACATAAAACCTAATATCTTCGTACTGATCATCACCGCTTATGCGACTGTTGAAAATACGATCTCTGCATTCAAAGCGGGTGCCTTCGATTACCTGGTCAAGCCAGTCATTTTTGACGATCTGTCTCACAAGCTGAATCGTCTGTTTGAGTACCAGAAAATATTCTACGAGAACCAGATTCTCAGAAGAGAACTGGCCCGCAGCCCGGGAATTGAAGAAGTCGTTGGCAGCAGTAAAGCGCTGCTGAAACTGCAGAGTACGATTCGAAAAATTGCAGCGACAAATTCCAATGTGCTCCTGTCAGGTGAATCGGGGACGGGAAAAGAGCTGTTTGCCCGGTCGATTCATTCGAATGGTCCCAATCGTGAACAACGCTTCCTGGCGGTCAACTGCGGCATGCGACCGATTGAACTCCTCGAATCTCAACTGTTTGGTTCCGCCAACAGTTCGCTGCAGTACCCCGCTTCCGAACAGATTGGCGTCTTCAAAAATGCCGATGGGGGAACCGTATATCTGGATGAAATCTCTCAACTGCCGCTGGGAACGCAGGGCAAACTGTTGCGGGCGATTGAATACGGCGAGATCCTGCCGCTGGGAAGTGCCGAGCCGGTGAAAGTCGATGTGCGACTCATCGCTTCAACCACCCAGGATCTGGCAGAAATGGTCAAGTCAGGTGAATTCGAACAAGATCTGTTTTATCGCCTGGACGGTATGAAAATTCATATCCCTGCGTTGCGGGAACGCGTCGATGATGTTCCGGAACTGGTTGAATACTTCATCTCCAAGCACTCCCGTAAAATGGGAAAACGGGTCACGGGAGCGACCAGTGAAACCATACGCACTCTCATGTCTGCTGAATGGAAAGGGAATGTCCGACAGCTGGATAATGCCATCGAACGCGCGGTAATGATGTGTGACGAAACGACGATCTGCCTGAATGACCTGCCTCCGGAACTTCACCAGAACGAACCTCCGTTACCGGATGTGGACGATCTGCGACTGGCACTTCGGCATTACGAACGAATGCATATCACACGCGTATTGAAAGACAGCACGGATAAACGGGAAGCCGCCAAGAGATTAAAGCTCGGTTTGTCCAGCCTGTATCGAAAGATTGAAGAGCTGGACATTGAGCTGGAATAATCCAGGTTTTTCTGCTGAAACTTAATAACCGGTTTATTGGGTAATTTTTGTTTTCGCAGTAGCGTCCGCCTGCTTCGCTTGTACCTGTGAGGGGACAATATAATAGTCGCTGTACCCGGGCCCTGAACCGTAGTCGTAGTCGCCCAGTTTTCCGGACTGAACGCCGTTCGCCAGGATGCCAGTCACTTTGATCCCATTGGTCTGGATAATCTGCTGTACCTTACGGATCACGCCACGTCGGTTCTTGTCGATTCGAACGACCAGCAGCACGCCATCCACGATAGAGGCAATCACCGATGGATCGCTGACAACTACCAGTGGTGGAGTATCAATGAGAATATAGTCGTAATCATTGCGCAGCTGATTTACCAGTTCAGAGAATCCTCGTGACATCAGCATTTCGGAAGGATTTTCAGGCAACATCCCCGCTGTCAGAATCGAAAGATGACTGACACGCGTTTCTCGAATCGCGGTCTGCGCATCGATGTCACCGGACAGTACATCTCCCAGGCCAACAGAATTAGCAAGTCCAAACAGTTTATGAATGGTGGGTCGCCTGAGGTCGGCATCGACAATCAGAACTTTTCTACCGGTCTGAGCAATCGCCAGCGCCAGGTTGGAAATCGAGGTGGTTTTTCCATCGCCGGGTTCGGCACTGGTCATCTGCAGAACTTTCGCGCCGCTACGATCTGTTTTCAACAACAGCGAGGTCCGCAGTGAGCGGAACGCTTCTGCTTCCCTGGACGCAGGACGATAGTAGTACCATAACGCGGGAGCGAATTCGCTGTCATCAACGACTGCTTCACTTTCTGCGAAGGAAGGTACTTCTCCCAGAACAGGCAGATGCAGCTGGTTACGAATTTCATTGACGGACTTCATGGTGGTATCCCGCATCTCGCGGAAGTAAGCAAACGCCAGGATCAACCCCAGTCCTGCTGCTGTACCGGCCATCAGAAATTTCAACTGGCGTTTGATGACCAGTTCATCTTTCACAGGTGCCAGTTGAGTCAGTATGTATCCACTATTGCCTTGTGAAACTCTTTCGACCAGTAACTGCTTGAAAATGTTATCACGCTGTGATTTGAGCTGGGAAATTTCTTCATTGTAAGATTGATCAACTACCTGGAAATTACCGATTTTCTTGGCGAGTTCGGTTTCCTGGTCGAATATTTTTGTCAGTTCCAGTTCCCGGTTCTCGAGCTCTTTAAACTGTTGCTCCATGGACTTGAGATACACGTTCACAAAATCCACGTCTTTGGTCTTCGCGACCTGAAATTCACCTGATTCCAGATTCTCTGCAGAAATATCGAGTCCCTGACGGCGATAGAGATTGATAATCGTTTCGATGCTGCGATTGACTGCGTCCAGGTCGGGATGGTTTTTCTGAAAGTCACGTTCCAGTCGATTCTTCTGAATCAACAGAGGCATTAAATGCGTTTCCAGAGCCGTACGGGCCCGGTCCAACTGGCTTGTCGCCGGTGTGGCGATACGACCTTCGCTGGTATTTTTGTTGGCAGCCTGCCCGCGTGTTTGCCCCATGAGAAACTGCTGAGCCAGCAGTTCAAGTGTCTCTTTTGATTCACCGCTGGCAATCGCTGCTTTCAGTGAATCGATTTTTGATTTGAGTTCCGTCAGTTTCAACAGGTTCAGGCGGCGTTCGTTATCGATGGCTTTCACCCGTTCCTGATGCACATTGGTGCTGCCAGCGACAGCCGCTTCCGAACCAGGAGTGCTCTCCCAGTACAGCGGTGCATTTTCGCGGAATTTCTGGTATTCGTTTCTCTTCAGTTCCAGCTCAGTGGCAATCTGCTGTTCTGCATCCTTCAACTGCTGAATAATGTCTTCGGTATTTTCCTCGCGGACTTCGCTCAAATAACGCTTATAGGCGTCAACGATGGCCTGTGTGACAGCCTGGGCATCTTTGGCATTCGGGTTTTCATAGGTAATCGTCAGGATATTGAGGAACGCGCGATCGTTACCGGAAATCCGCTTCACTTTCAGGGTATCGATAATATCCTGGGTCGGATCTTTTTCGCCCGCCAGTGACGACAGCTGATTGAGTTTGGCTTCTTTGACCGCCTCACCGACGATCCGCGGACTCTTGATCACATCGATATGAGCAGTCAGTTCACCGAAGGTTTGAATTTCGCCTTCTTTGATCGGTACCGGGTTTTTCTGCGAGACCTGAATTTTCGTGGTTGCCGAAAAGATAGGACCAAGCTTCACATAAGCCGCCTGTCCCAGTATCAGACCGGCTACCAGTCCAATCACCAGCAGATACTTATTGCGCAGCAGCAGCCGTACGATATCCACACCAGGTCCGGAAGAGTCGAATTCTGCATTCTCTTCCATTCCGTCGAGGGCAAAATCGGATTGCTGATCCAGAGGTTGAAAGTCTGTATTCACGACAGCGGGTCCTGATCAATAAATATCTGCGAATGCATAAATAACGTAAGAAGTGAAGAAATTGTTTTTCAAAGCCACAGGCGGTCTGATTAACAGCCGCCCAGACATTTTTTAGATTCGGCTTTGGCAGTACCCGCGTACCAGTCAATGGTTCTTCTCAGGCCGTCTTCGATTTCCACAACAGGTTCGTAACCGAGGTCTCGTTGTGCTGCGGAAATATCTGCCCAGGAGTGTTTGACATCGCCTGTACGTTCAGGCTGGAAATCGGGATCATATGGTTTGTCCAACTGATCACAGATGAATTTCAACAGATCAATCAGATTCAACGAACTGCCACAGGCTGCGTTATAAACGTTTCCGGAGACCTTGTCCGCCGGTGCCTGCGAAGCCAGAATATTCGCCTGAACCACATTGTCCACGAATGTAAAATCGCGAGATTGCAGGCCATCACCGAAAATCATCGGGCGGCGTCCTTCCAGCAATGCGGATGTAAAGAGTGGAATCACAGCTGAATAAGGACTGTTGGGATCCTGGCGGGGACCAAAGACGTTGAAGTAACGAATGCGGACGGTTTCCAGGTCGTAAGAATTGGCAAAGGCCTGACAGTATAATTCGCCCGCCAGCTTGGCAGCCGCATAGGGGGAAAGGACTTCAGGAGTCTGCCCTTCATGTTTAGGCATCTGGATCTGGTTGCCATACGCACTGCTGGAACCCGCATAAACGACGCGCTGCACACCGGAGCGGCGGGCGGCATCGAGAACGTGAACCGTTCCGGTCACACAGGCTTCATGTGTATCGAGTGGATGTTCCACGCTACGGGGAACAGAGGCCAAAGCGGCCTGGTGGAAAACAATCTCGACACCAGCGGTGGCCTGTTCGACGGCTGCCAGATCCCGCAGATCTCCCTGCACGAACTCGACATCGTCTTTAATGTGCTCCAGATTATGCAATGCGCCGGTACTTAAGTTATCGAAGACGCGGACACGATGACCGTCTTTGACCAGACGCGTCGCCAGATGAGAGCCAATAAATCCTGCGCCGCCGGTCACTAGATAATTTGTCACGATTGATTTTCCTGCATTGATTTTGTTCGGTGGAACCCACGCTCTAGCAGCAGACATCCGCGTCTGTCAGACGGAGTTCCCGTAACCTGTACCTTCAATGTAGCACTCAATTCGCAAGAAATCCGTAATGAATTCCAAGGATTGCTCTTTGAAATGCGCAAATCCGGTTCGAGGTCTGTATCTCAATTCATTATAAGCACGTAATTCTCATACAACCAAAATAATCGGCAGGCCGCAGAGAATCGCAAGGGGCGAAGGTCAGAGGGGTTCAGACAAAAAAAGCGTAAATCTGC
The sequence above is a segment of the Gimesia algae genome. Coding sequences within it:
- a CDS encoding sigma-54-dependent transcriptional regulator; amino-acid sequence: MQLNRSVLIVEDEEVIRTSLAEFLTLEGYETMQASTVAKALELARDRDFNVAICDVQLPDGDGIELLRRLQNIKPNIFVLIITAYATVENTISAFKAGAFDYLVKPVIFDDLSHKLNRLFEYQKIFYENQILRRELARSPGIEEVVGSSKALLKLQSTIRKIAATNSNVLLSGESGTGKELFARSIHSNGPNREQRFLAVNCGMRPIELLESQLFGSANSSLQYPASEQIGVFKNADGGTVYLDEISQLPLGTQGKLLRAIEYGEILPLGSAEPVKVDVRLIASTTQDLAEMVKSGEFEQDLFYRLDGMKIHIPALRERVDDVPELVEYFISKHSRKMGKRVTGATSETIRTLMSAEWKGNVRQLDNAIERAVMMCDETTICLNDLPPELHQNEPPLPDVDDLRLALRHYERMHITRVLKDSTDKREAAKRLKLGLSSLYRKIEELDIELE
- a CDS encoding polysaccharide biosynthesis tyrosine autokinase; its protein translation is MNTDFQPLDQQSDFALDGMEENAEFDSSGPGVDIVRLLLRNKYLLVIGLVAGLILGQAAYVKLGPIFSATTKIQVSQKNPVPIKEGEIQTFGELTAHIDVIKSPRIVGEAVKEAKLNQLSSLAGEKDPTQDIIDTLKVKRISGNDRAFLNILTITYENPNAKDAQAVTQAIVDAYKRYLSEVREENTEDIIQQLKDAEQQIATELELKRNEYQKFRENAPLYWESTPGSEAAVAGSTNVHQERVKAIDNERRLNLLKLTELKSKIDSLKAAIASGESKETLELLAQQFLMGQTRGQAANKNTSEGRIATPATSQLDRARTALETHLMPLLIQKNRLERDFQKNHPDLDAVNRSIETIINLYRRQGLDISAENLESGEFQVAKTKDVDFVNVYLKSMEQQFKELENRELELTKIFDQETELAKKIGNFQVVDQSYNEEISQLKSQRDNIFKQLLVERVSQGNSGYILTQLAPVKDELVIKRQLKFLMAGTAAGLGLILAFAYFREMRDTTMKSVNEIRNQLHLPVLGEVPSFAESEAVVDDSEFAPALWYYYRPASREAEAFRSLRTSLLLKTDRSGAKVLQMTSAEPGDGKTTSISNLALAIAQTGRKVLIVDADLRRPTIHKLFGLANSVGLGDVLSGDIDAQTAIRETRVSHLSILTAGMLPENPSEMLMSRGFSELVNQLRNDYDYILIDTPPLVVVSDPSVIASIVDGVLLVVRIDKNRRGVIRKVQQIIQTNGIKVTGILANGVQSGKLGDYDYGSGPGYSDYYIVPSQVQAKQADATAKTKITQ
- a CDS encoding SDR family oxidoreductase: MTNYLVTGGAGFIGSHLATRLVKDGHRVRVFDNLSTGALHNLEHIKDDVEFVQGDLRDLAAVEQATAGVEIVFHQAALASVPRSVEHPLDTHEACVTGTVHVLDAARRSGVQRVVYAGSSSAYGNQIQMPKHEGQTPEVLSPYAAAKLAGELYCQAFANSYDLETVRIRYFNVFGPRQDPNSPYSAVIPLFTSALLEGRRPMIFGDGLQSRDFTFVDNVVQANILASQAPADKVSGNVYNAACGSSLNLIDLLKFICDQLDKPYDPDFQPERTGDVKHSWADISAAQRDLGYEPVVEIEDGLRRTIDWYAGTAKAESKKCLGGC